GCGCACCGAGCACCTGGTGCGCGCCACGTACCGCGAGCTCGAGAAGAACGGCATGCCCCGCTCGCGCGAGAGCTTCGGGCCGCTCTCCACCCATCTGCCTGGAAGGTGAGTCATGGCTCCGCGCGATCTCGACATCCGCATCGATCGTCTGGTGCTCGAGCTGGGAGGAGGGCCGAGCGGCACGCCCGAGCGGCGCGCGCTCCTCGAGGCCGCCCTGCGCAAGCTAGGTGAGCGGCTCGCCAACGCTCCCTTCCGCTTCCAGCCCCTCCAGGCCATCGCGCTGGAGCGGCTGTCCATCGACACCCTGTCCACCGAGGAGCTGCTCGGCCCTCGTGGCGCCGAACGGCTCGCGGACGAGCTCTACGCAGAAATCACCAGGAGGCTTGGATGAGCAACGATCCCCTGAAGTACCTCCGCGGAGCCTTCATCGCCTACGAGCCCGGGGGCTATCCCGATGGCAACAAGCGGGTCATTCCCTTCCGCTTCAACCCGGAGACGCTCTCGCGCTCGCTCCAGGTCGAGCAGGGCCGGAGCGGTTCCGGCACCGAGGGCGCGGCCCGGGGCGCCGCGGGTGGCAAGGGCGAGGCGGCGGATGCGGCCAGCGGCTCGCTCAAGCAGACCTTCACCGTCCAGGTGCGCTTCGACTTCGACGACCGGCACGAGGTGGCCAGGAACCTGCCGGCCGAACTCGGCATCGCCCCCGAGATCGCGGCGCTCGAGAGCCTGCTGTACCCGGCCGAGTCACCCACGGAGCGCACGGGCGACGGCAGCGAGCCGGTGCGCGCGCGCAGCCAACGCATGACGGTGCTCTTCGTCTGGGGCCGCAAGCGGGTGCTGCCCGTGCGCATCACCGCCATGAACGTCAACGAGACGCGCTTCAACGCCGAGCTCAACCCGCTGCGCGCCGAGGTCGATGTGGCGCTCGAGGTGTTGGGTGAGGTCGATGCCCGGGACAACCGGGCCGTCGGCGATGCGCTCTCCTTCACCGGCTCGAAGCGACGCGAGCTGGCGCAGCGCTTCTTCGACACGACGGCATCGCAGAGCTCCAACATCCTGCCGCTCTAAGGAGGCCGGGACATGATCGACAAGTCGAGCCGGTACGCGGGAACGGGGACCTACGCCGCGGTGGATGCCTCGGAGGAGTCCGTCGAGGGGCTGGAGCTGCGCTCCATTCCCCAGGTCCACGGCGTCTTCTTCCACACGGTGCGCGAGGGCGAACGGTTGGATCACCTCTCCCAGCGCTACTTCCGGGACCCCAGGCGGTTCTGGAAGATCTGCGACGCCTCGGACGAGCTCGATCCCTTCGAGGTGCTCGTCCCCGGCCATCCGGTGCTCATTCCCCCGAACAAGTGACGCGGCGCGCGCAAGGGAGCATGGACGGTGCCTGATGCCCGGATCAGCGTGATGTTCGACGGCAAGCGCCTCGAGGCGGGGGTGCTCGGGCTGCTCACGCGGCTCGAGGTCCGCGAGAGTGACGCGGATGCCACCGTCGCCGCGCTGCGCTTCAACCTCAGCCAGCTCCCCGACGGCGAGTTCTCGCCCGTCGACGAGGAGCTGTTCACGCCCGCCGCGCACCTCTCGCTCGACGTCGAGGCTCCGGGTGGCAATCCCGTGCGCCTCTTCGATGGCTACGTCACCCACGTCCGGCCCCACTTCGAGCGCATCGAGTCCAACTGCTACGTGGAGATCCTCGCCATGGACTCCGCGCTGCTGCTCGCCGCGGAGGAGCGCGTGGCGAGCTACCCCGACATGACCGATGCCGAGGCGGCCGAGCAGATCTTCGGGCGCTACAACATTCCCTTCTCCAGCGAGCCCACGGCCGCCCGCCACGAGGCGGACAAGCAACTGCTGATGCAGCGGGGGACGGACTGGGACTTCGTCCGCCGGCTGGCCCGGCGCAATGGCTTCGTCTGCTACCTGGAGCCAGATGCGGTGTCGGGCTCGGTCACGGCCTTCTTCAAGCCCCGCGACGTCACCGGCACGCCCCAGGCCGATCTCTCCGTGCTGCGAGAGGACGCCAACCTGCTGTGGATCGACTTCCAGTTCGTCTCGTCCGGTCCGGTGCGCGCCCGGGGCGTGGCCATCGATCCCATCGAGAAGCGGCTCGTGCGCGCGGACGGAGAGCCCGTGCTCGCGCCCCTGGGCGATGCGCTGCTGGATGGCGAGGTCGAGTCGGGTCTGAAGAGCGCTGGCGTCAAGGAGGCCGTCACGCTGCTGAGGGATCCTCCGCCACTCGGAGAGGCCATCGCCTCGGCGGGGGCCGCGGCCACGGATCGCGCCCTGTTCGCCGTGGAGGCTCGCGGCGAGCTGGATCCGGCGCTCTATCGCAACCTGCTGCGCGCCCGGCGCCCCGTGCTCGTCAAGGGCGTGGGCCGGCGCTTCGCGGGCGCGTACTACGTGCGCGCGGTCCGCACCACCTTCGAGGAAGGCGCCCTGCGTCAGTCCTTCGTCGCCGAGCGCAATGCCACCGGCCTCAGCGGTGGGGAGGAGTTCGGCAAGAGCGCCGAGGAGGTTCCAGCACAATGACCCAGGAAGAGCTGCTGAGAGCGTTCGACGAACACGTCCGGAGCCGCTTCTACGGCAAGTACGAGGGCGTCGTGACGCAGGTCGAGGATCCGCTCGGCATCGGACGCATCCGGGCCCGCGTGCCCGCAGTGCTCGGGGAGGAGACCGAGAGTGGCTGGGCGCTGCCTTGCGCTCCCTTCGCCGGCGCGGACCGGGGGTTCTTCTTTCTCCCGGAGGTGGGTGACACGGTGTGGATCGAGTTCGCCGCCGGGGACCCGAGCCGCCCCATCTGGACTGGGGCCTTCTGGGGCGCACCCCAGAGCGCGGGGGGGCGCGATGACCTGGCCAGCAAGACCGGGAGCGAGGCGCCCACGCACGAGGGCGAAGCCGCCGCTCCGGGCAGATCGGTGCTCCGCACGCGCGCCGGTCACCGCCTTTTCTTCGAGGACGATGGCGAGATCGTGGTGCTGGCCAACGGCAACGACAAGACCGAGATCCGCCTGACGAAGGAGGGCGAGGTCGTCATCAAGGCGAGCAAGATCAAGCTGGGAGCGGACGCCTCGAAGGCGCTCGTGCTCGGAGACGACTTCCAGCAGCTCTTCAATCAGCACACGCACCCGACGGGCGTCGGTCCCTCGGGGCCTCCGGCGCAGCCGATGCAGCCTTCCCACCTGTCGACCAAGAGCTTCACGGAGTGAGCATGCTCGTGCTCGATACCCTCAAGACGGCCCTGGAGCAGGACTGGCTGGGCTCGCATCCCCAGAACGCGATGGAGTCCGGCGATCGTTTCGCGGGCGCGGTCGCCAACTGGTTCGCGAGCGCACAGGCCGGCGCGTTCCCGTGCACCACCGCGGCCGCGCGCAGGCCCCAGCTCGCCTCCTCGGCCGCCATGGCCCTCCAGTCCGGTACGGCGCAGGGGGCTGGCGCGGCGCTCGCGCTCGCCATCGCCCAGTACATGGTGGGCCAGGTCTTCGGCTCCGGAGTCGCCGCGTTCCCCCTGGCGACGAGCGCCGCCGTGACGATGATTGGCGCCACCTTCGGCAACCTGGAGCTCTCCAAGGCCGACCGCGTCCAGTCCATCGCGACGGCCTGCACGGTGCTCGCCGCCTCGACGCTCGTGACCTTTCCACCCCCCATGCCGCCGGCGCCGGTGTCCTGAGGAGGCTGACATGGCTGACCGTTTTCTCTACCACCCGTTCCGGTTCGGCGCGCAGGGCGGCGTCGCGGTCACCGAGGATCCGGATCGGCACCTGCGTGACAAGGTCGAGGCGGTGCTCTTCACCGCGCCGGGCGAGCGCGTCAACCAGCCGGACTTCGGCGCCGGTCTCAACCGCGCCGTGTTCGAGACCCTGGACGAGCTGTCGATCGCCGCCCTGGAGTTCCGCGTCTCGCAGGCGCTGCGGCGGGACATCGGCGAGGAGATCATCATCGACTCGGTCGACTTCGAGCCCGAGCCCGAAGCCGGCGAGCTCGTCCTGCACATCGCGTTTCGCAGGCGCTCGGACCAGCGGCCCCGCAGCCTGGAGGTCCGGCTATGACGAGCGCGTGGTTGCAGTGGAAGGGCGCCCGTCCAGCCAGCGGCTGGCAGGGCATCGAGCGGCTCGTGCTCCGGCTCCTGCCAGACGTCGCGGCGGCCGAGCTCGAGGTCCATCTCTACGTGGCGGTCCCCGCTCCCGTGTTCCAGCTCAGCGGCGGGCGGCGGGTGGTCAACATCCCCTGGAGGGTGATGGGCATCACGGGCAACGTGGTGACCCTTCGCCTGGAGGCCATGGGCGATCACTCCACCTACGCGGTGACGCTGGTGGACAGCGGCAACGTCCCGATTGATCCGTTCTTCGCCAGCGCCGACTTCGTGTTCACCATCGACTGTGAGCGCGGCGACTGCCAGCCACGCACGGCCGAGGCGGGGAGGGAGCGGCGGAAGCGTCCCGCGGTGGACCTGCTGACCAAGGACTACGCGGGCTTCGTCAACCTGCTGTCCGACCATGTCCGTGTCAGCAACCCGCATTGGGCCGACCTGTCGTCCGCCTCGCTGGAGCGGGTCCTGGTGGAGCTCATCAGCCATCACGGCGACATGCTGAGCTACTACCAGGACCGTGTCGCCAACGAGGCCTTCATCGACGAGGCCAGCCAGCGCTACTCGCTGCGGCAGCACGGAAAGCTGCTCGGCTACGAGCTGTTCGATGGCGCCGCGGCGGAGACCCTGCTGGCGTTCTCGGCGGAGACGAGCGGTTACGTGCCCGAGGGCACCGAGGTCACCACGCGAGGAGCCGAAGGCGCGGCGAGAGCGGTCTTCCACGTCCTCGAGCGCACGCGGATCCATGTGGAGCACGGCCAGCTCGCGCTCGCCGCCTGGCCCGGTGCCACGGATGCCGAGCTGCCCGCCGGCTCGTCGCGCGCGCTGCTGTGGGGGCACGTCAACGAGCTGGTGCCCGGCCAGCGTCTGGCCTTCGTGCAAGGGGCCTTCACCCAGGTCGTCTCGCTCACGGAGGTCCAGCACCTGTCCCTGCCCGGATGGACAGAGAAGCCAACGGATGCTCCGCCCGCCTATCCGCTCGACAACCCCTCCCAGGTCACCTCCATCTCCTGGGAGCCTCCGCTGGAGGCGGCGGTACGCCCCTGGGCCAGCGAGCCGGGATTCTTCCTCTACGGCAACCTGGCCACGGCCCGTTTCGGCGAGCAGCGGACCGACAAGATTCCGCTCTCCCGGACGGAGCTGCTCGCCAACCGGCAGGGGGCGATCGTC
The sequence above is drawn from the Cystobacter ferrugineus genome and encodes:
- a CDS encoding GPW/gp25 family protein — protein: MADRFLYHPFRFGAQGGVAVTEDPDRHLRDKVEAVLFTAPGERVNQPDFGAGLNRAVFETLDELSIAALEFRVSQALRRDIGEEIIIDSVDFEPEPEAGELVLHIAFRRRSDQRPRSLEVRL
- a CDS encoding baseplate J/gp47 family protein — translated: MTSAWLQWKGARPASGWQGIERLVLRLLPDVAAAELEVHLYVAVPAPVFQLSGGRRVVNIPWRVMGITGNVVTLRLEAMGDHSTYAVTLVDSGNVPIDPFFASADFVFTIDCERGDCQPRTAEAGRERRKRPAVDLLTKDYAGFVNLLSDHVRVSNPHWADLSSASLERVLVELISHHGDMLSYYQDRVANEAFIDEASQRYSLRQHGKLLGYELFDGAAAETLLAFSAETSGYVPEGTEVTTRGAEGAARAVFHVLERTRIHVEHGQLALAAWPGATDAELPAGSSRALLWGHVNELVPGQRLAFVQGAFTQVVSLTEVQHLSLPGWTEKPTDAPPAYPLDNPSQVTSISWEPPLEAAVRPWASEPGFFLYGNLATARFGEQRTDKIPLSRTELLANRQGAIVVRERQDGGDVFLLRALRVPDGPVVFAEQRTESGRTRGVPLIEVSLPQQRFHLVEHLHASQSYDAHCVASADEDGSLWLQFGDGRKGLAIELQEPHQAELTLRYHVGDPVAGNTTALTLTQLLLPPDSKLLEGLVKLEVTNVTPGSGGRPRETKDAARLRIPASLRHGAVERAVSLDDYARAALEVPGVARAAARALGGAFNTVLVLVDPESQSGLTPTLRQAVMERLEQVRMAGREYLVREPEYVPLEVRLALCVAPGALPHQVREAVYAALRPGTRQRPGFFHPDRLSFGEEVELGELLAHVQRLPGVRSVKALRFRKQGFASEGEVLSRIRLRSTEVARLDADDDYPENGRLSVLVASVDPGVQADTFEMEEAV
- a CDS encoding phage baseplate assembly protein V, which encodes MTQEELLRAFDEHVRSRFYGKYEGVVTQVEDPLGIGRIRARVPAVLGEETESGWALPCAPFAGADRGFFFLPEVGDTVWIEFAAGDPSRPIWTGAFWGAPQSAGGRDDLASKTGSEAPTHEGEAAAPGRSVLRTRAGHRLFFEDDGEIVVLANGNDKTEIRLTKEGEVVIKASKIKLGADASKALVLGDDFQQLFNQHTHPTGVGPSGPPAQPMQPSHLSTKSFTE
- a CDS encoding phage late control D family protein, with product MPDARISVMFDGKRLEAGVLGLLTRLEVRESDADATVAALRFNLSQLPDGEFSPVDEELFTPAAHLSLDVEAPGGNPVRLFDGYVTHVRPHFERIESNCYVEILAMDSALLLAAEERVASYPDMTDAEAAEQIFGRYNIPFSSEPTAARHEADKQLLMQRGTDWDFVRRLARRNGFVCYLEPDAVSGSVTAFFKPRDVTGTPQADLSVLREDANLLWIDFQFVSSGPVRARGVAIDPIEKRLVRADGEPVLAPLGDALLDGEVESGLKSAGVKEAVTLLRDPPPLGEAIASAGAAATDRALFAVEARGELDPALYRNLLRARRPVLVKGVGRRFAGAYYVRAVRTTFEEGALRQSFVAERNATGLSGGEEFGKSAEEVPAQ